In Anaerolineales bacterium, the following proteins share a genomic window:
- a CDS encoding NAD(P)-binding protein, whose protein sequence is MAKKNVCIVGGGATGVALLWALSQDQAARQEWNVTLIHDQPSVGGHSLTYYVPAPGKPNKKLPVDIGVQFISPMMYPNVHVMLQRPEFQQRVPMNDYNSLKISAAFPRLNGQPMNWGNFPAYQQGPNFTLYGDQMKSDIAAFQDFIEAELFVDWQMKTLQEFFFPNPPIPFLNKTDFINYILSPYMSIINGYGSALLNDTIFLDLFPLFATLPLPQSWGFPTPLGSFSKPGTGWQRFANGAQSWVEAMQAVAQSLTPSTLILNSKVSAVWTDQSTGQVTVQWSQNGSKPILSRTFDKVVLTTDMWTNSKVLNNAQNQYYWNNVYYNPKFDYPIGDYRNTDMQPSGPHVTWDLLWGKCYIHTDSTMLSPDLMQQQETLQFNGYYAPGSDNGNYNLIDTFTTYIQKNVLNDPDAEGLYLTMYGYIPDPSKGQKVPNPSKVLFSEPWTHGRWTPSAMDGQKTKLYMAQGLGNISYPGQMNTNVYFAGNNTTVDSEDGALMSALAVANYAFGVNYPLTDKSILESLFAYEMYSIYHNVMFPKQSGGVNAAQAVKSLLVKLPALIKKWTSSSAPSTKSAALVSSPAKKKSPAKKKATGKKTKKAKAVKKAAKKPVRKPAKKVVSKKSKATRKKKVTKRKVKKSVRKTTAKKR, encoded by the coding sequence ATGGCAAAGAAAAATGTCTGCATCGTCGGCGGGGGCGCGACAGGCGTCGCCTTGTTGTGGGCGCTTTCGCAGGACCAAGCCGCCCGTCAAGAATGGAACGTGACTCTCATCCACGACCAGCCTTCGGTTGGCGGACATTCGCTCACGTATTACGTCCCCGCGCCGGGCAAGCCGAATAAGAAATTGCCGGTTGATATCGGCGTGCAATTCATCTCGCCGATGATGTACCCCAACGTCCACGTCATGTTGCAAAGACCGGAGTTCCAACAGCGTGTGCCGATGAACGATTACAACTCGTTGAAAATTTCCGCCGCGTTCCCGCGCCTGAACGGTCAGCCGATGAACTGGGGGAACTTCCCCGCCTATCAGCAAGGACCGAACTTCACGCTTTACGGCGACCAAATGAAATCCGACATCGCCGCGTTTCAAGATTTCATCGAAGCCGAACTGTTCGTGGACTGGCAGATGAAAACCCTGCAAGAATTTTTCTTCCCGAACCCGCCGATTCCCTTCCTCAATAAAACCGATTTCATCAATTACATCCTCTCGCCGTACATGAGCATCATCAACGGCTACGGAAGCGCGTTGCTCAACGACACGATCTTCCTGGACTTGTTCCCGCTCTTCGCCACCTTGCCTCTGCCGCAATCGTGGGGATTCCCCACCCCGCTTGGAAGTTTTTCAAAACCCGGCACAGGCTGGCAGAGATTCGCGAACGGCGCCCAATCGTGGGTGGAAGCGATGCAGGCTGTCGCCCAGTCGTTGACTCCGTCCACGTTGATCCTGAATTCCAAAGTCAGCGCGGTGTGGACGGATCAATCCACCGGTCAAGTCACCGTGCAATGGAGCCAGAACGGAAGTAAGCCGATTCTCTCGCGGACGTTCGATAAAGTCGTGTTGACCACCGATATGTGGACGAACTCGAAGGTGCTGAACAACGCGCAGAACCAATATTATTGGAACAACGTGTACTACAACCCGAAGTTCGATTACCCAATCGGCGATTATCGAAATACGGACATGCAGCCGTCGGGTCCGCACGTGACGTGGGATCTGCTGTGGGGCAAATGCTACATCCACACCGATTCGACGATGCTCTCGCCCGACCTGATGCAACAACAAGAGACGCTTCAATTCAACGGGTATTACGCGCCCGGCAGCGACAACGGCAACTACAACCTGATTGACACGTTCACCACATACATCCAGAAAAATGTGTTGAACGACCCCGACGCCGAGGGTTTGTATCTCACAATGTACGGATACATCCCCGATCCCTCCAAGGGACAGAAAGTGCCCAACCCGAGCAAGGTTCTGTTCAGCGAACCCTGGACGCACGGACGCTGGACTCCTTCCGCGATGGACGGTCAAAAAACAAAGTTGTACATGGCGCAAGGACTTGGGAATATCTCGTACCCCGGGCAGATGAACACCAACGTCTACTTTGCAGGCAACAACACAACGGTTGACTCGGAGGACGGCGCGCTCATGTCCGCGCTGGCGGTCGCAAATTACGCCTTCGGTGTAAATTACCCACTGACCGACAAGTCAATCCTTGAAAGTTTGTTTGCCTACGAGATGTATTCCATCTATCACAATGTAATGTTCCCGAAACAAAGCGGCGGCGTGAACGCGGCTCAGGCGGTAAAATCCCTGCTCGTCAAACTCCCCGCCCTCATCAAAAAATGGACCTCCTCCTCCGCCCCTTCTACAAAGTCAGCCGCTCTAGTCTCCTCGCCTGCAAAAAAGAAATCTCCGGCAAAGAAGAAAGCGACTGGCAAAAAGACGAAGAAGGCAAAAGCGGTTAAGAAAGCGGCGAAGAAGCCTGTCCGCAAACCAGCAAAGAAAGTTGTATCGAAGAAATCAAAGGCGACAAGAAAGAAGAAAGTCACCAAGCGGAAGGTGAAGAAGTCCGTTCGCAAGACGACAGCGAAGAAGAGATGA
- a CDS encoding DUF559 domain-containing protein: protein MPFKKPYKKPYEQPPPSPIEISFWETAKPLIPELEKEVWIDRKYRVDFLIPSKKIVVELYGFQYHNTKRKITKDAERERYLQRAGYSVIRFTGTEIYKDVQKCVNEVLTLGNIQPAPIATEASLIQLFEQADKRSLEKPQELEVKPASQSANKINSPPKPVTSLSVTPKPVIGKRKFLGMENWQIVTLGILAIASTCTILLCVALILNGNVP, encoded by the coding sequence ATGCCCTTCAAGAAACCATATAAAAAACCTTATGAGCAACCACCGCCCTCGCCTATTGAAATTTCTTTTTGGGAAACAGCCAAGCCCTTGATTCCTGAGCTAGAAAAAGAAGTTTGGATTGACAGAAAATACCGCGTGGATTTTCTTATTCCAAGTAAAAAAATTGTCGTTGAATTATATGGTTTTCAGTATCACAACACAAAAAGGAAGATTACAAAAGACGCGGAGCGAGAAAGATATTTACAGCGAGCTGGCTACAGCGTCATTCGATTTACGGGAACCGAAATCTACAAAGACGTGCAAAAATGTGTGAATGAAGTTCTGACTCTTGGAAATATTCAACCCGCACCAATAGCAACGGAAGCGTCTTTAATTCAATTGTTTGAGCAAGCCGACAAAAGGAGTCTTGAGAAGCCCCAAGAACTTGAGGTAAAACCTGCGTCACAATCTGCTAATAAAATAAACTCGCCGCCCAAGCCAGTAACTAGTTTGTCTGTCACTCCTAAACCCGTAATAGGAAAAAGGAAATTTTTGGGCATGGAAAATTGGCAGATCGTGACGCTTGGTATACTGGCAATTGCATCAACTTGCACTATATTGTTGTGCGTTGCACTTATCTTAAATGGCAATGTACCTTAA
- a CDS encoding ester cyclase: protein MSTEDNRNLVRRMFDEAFNQGDTTLINEMIAPDYIDHSPISASAPGPEGFAKRTMTLRSAFVQKALFGVFLAENDLVAFTWNFQGVHQGAFAGMAATGKNLTLSGINVERLENGKIVEHWSHFDLAGLLKQINAP from the coding sequence ATGTCAACGGAAGATAACAGGAATCTCGTTCGCCGCATGTTCGATGAGGCTTTCAACCAAGGGGACACTACCCTCATCAACGAAATGATTGCTCCAGATTATATTGACCACAGTCCCATCTCCGCGTCGGCTCCCGGTCCGGAAGGATTTGCAAAACGAACGATGACTCTCCGCAGCGCGTTCGTCCAAAAAGCTCTGTTCGGAGTGTTTCTCGCAGAAAATGACCTTGTCGCATTCACATGGAACTTCCAAGGCGTTCATCAAGGCGCGTTCGCGGGGATGGCTGCCACTGGCAAAAACCTGACATTGTCAGGGATCAATGTTGAACGTCTTGAGAATGGAAAGATCGTGGAACACTGGAGCCACTTTGATTTGGCTGGACTTCTAAAACAAATCAACGCTCCTTAA
- the mazG gene encoding nucleoside triphosphate pyrophosphohydrolase, whose product MDFTLVSLIFDALRISPPLRLTLLDASTLASAHVPPFPPDTAALIVGIDSPESAAHLKEVLLTAYPREHVAFVVDKGKTREERELGELENWTGSWFVPPLGEGTSFESFAEIVAHLRAPNGCPWDREQTHASLRKHLLEESYEAISAIDSNNFADMREEFGDLLLQIVLQAQIANEAGQFNVNEVIRGIHSKIVRRHPHVFGDLKLDGVDAVLENWEKLKEQERGGKKEEKGILDGVPTILPALSQAQEYQDRAARVGFDWNDIGGVLDKIKEEIEEIKTAETDFELASEIGDLFFVLVNLARWKNVDAESALRGTNMKFKKRFAYVEQGAKRQGRNLSELSLDEMEALWQEAKRREG is encoded by the coding sequence ATGGACTTCACCCTCGTATCTTTGATCTTCGACGCGCTCCGCATCTCTCCGCCCTTACGGCTGACTCTGCTAGACGCGTCGACTCTCGCCTCCGCGCACGTGCCGCCGTTCCCGCCGGATACCGCCGCGTTGATCGTGGGAATCGATTCGCCGGAGTCGGCGGCGCATTTGAAGGAAGTTTTGCTCACAGCGTATCCGAGGGAACATGTGGCGTTCGTGGTTGATAAAGGAAAGACAAGAGAAGAAAGAGAATTAGGAGAATTGGAGAATTGGACGGGGAGTTGGTTCGTTCCTCCGCTGGGAGAGGGGACGTCGTTCGAGTCGTTTGCCGAGATCGTGGCTCACTTGCGCGCGCCGAACGGCTGTCCGTGGGACCGCGAACAGACGCACGCGTCGCTGAGGAAACATTTGCTCGAAGAATCGTACGAAGCCATCTCCGCCATTGACTCGAATAATTTTGCCGACATGCGCGAGGAGTTCGGCGATTTGCTGTTGCAGATCGTCTTGCAGGCGCAGATCGCCAACGAGGCGGGGCAGTTCAACGTCAACGAAGTGATTCGGGGCATCCACTCGAAGATCGTGCGGCGGCATCCGCATGTGTTCGGCGACTTGAAACTCGATGGCGTGGATGCGGTGTTGGAGAATTGGGAGAAACTGAAAGAACAGGAGCGCGGCGGCAAAAAAGAGGAAAAGGGAATTCTCGATGGAGTTCCAACGATTTTGCCCGCGTTATCACAGGCGCAGGAGTATCAAGATCGCGCGGCGCGCGTTGGCTTTGATTGGAACGATATTGGTGGCGTGTTGGATAAAATAAAAGAGGAAATCGAAGAGATCAAGACCGCCGAAACGGACTTCGAACTCGCCTCCGAGATCGGCGACCTGTTCTTTGTGCTGGTCAATCTGGCGCGTTGGAAGAATGTGGACGCCGAGTCTGCGCTGAGGGGGACGAATATGAAGTTCAAGAAACGATTTGCGTATGTGGAACAAGGCGCGAAACGACAGGGACGAAATCTATCCGAGTTGAGTTTGGACGAGATGGAGGCGCTGTGGCAGGAGGCGAAGAGGCGGGAGGGGTAG
- the rpsI gene encoding 30S ribosomal protein S9: protein MSVQYYEAVGRRKESTARVRLMDGSGNFVVNEKEAGVYFPRLGDLQDILRAFSAVGQDAKKYDITVKVNGGGTTGQTEAVRLGLARALVSLNGDWVAALRKHGLLTRDARIKERKKPGLKKARKAPTYTKR from the coding sequence ATGTCTGTTCAATATTACGAAGCAGTGGGTCGCCGCAAGGAAAGCACCGCGCGCGTCCGTTTGATGGACGGCTCGGGCAATTTCGTCGTCAACGAAAAAGAAGCGGGCGTTTACTTCCCTCGCCTCGGCGATCTGCAAGATATCCTGCGCGCCTTCTCCGCCGTTGGGCAGGACGCGAAGAAATACGACATCACCGTGAAGGTTAACGGCGGCGGCACGACCGGTCAGACCGAAGCCGTGCGCCTCGGACTCGCCCGCGCGCTCGTGTCGCTCAACGGCGATTGGGTTGCCGCGCTCCGCAAACACGGTTTGCTCACCCGCGACGCCCGCATCAAAGAACGCAAGAAGCCGGGTCTCAAGAAAGCCCGCAAGGCGCCGACGTATACCAAGCGCTAA
- the rplM gene encoding 50S ribosomal protein L13: protein MYKSYYPKASEIERKWLIVDAEGQTLGRVATRIAHALLGKHKATFTPGVEMGDFVVVVNAERVTVTGTKTRSKMTTKVYHRHSNYPGGYKAVSLRDQLQQHPDRVLREAVWGMLPKNRMGRSLMKRLKIYAGPNHPHGTNNPVPLG, encoded by the coding sequence GTGTATAAATCATATTATCCGAAAGCAAGCGAGATCGAGCGCAAGTGGCTGATCGTGGACGCCGAAGGGCAAACCCTCGGGCGCGTTGCCACGCGCATCGCTCACGCGCTGCTTGGCAAACATAAAGCGACCTTCACGCCCGGCGTGGAGATGGGCGATTTCGTGGTGGTGGTCAACGCCGAGCGCGTGACCGTCACCGGAACAAAAACGAGATCGAAGATGACCACCAAGGTCTATCATCGCCATTCGAATTATCCGGGCGGGTATAAGGCTGTGAGCCTGCGCGACCAGTTGCAACAGCATCCCGACCGCGTCCTGCGCGAAGCCGTGTGGGGCATGTTGCCGAAGAACCGCATGGGACGCTCGCTCATGAAGCGCTTGAAGATCTACGCCGGACCGAACCATCCGCACGGCACGAACAACCCCGTGCCGCTGGGTTAA
- the truA gene encoding tRNA pseudouridine(38-40) synthase TruA, with protein MARYQLTLAYDGTDFFGSQRQAKKRTVQGELENALRKLGWAGRSILLSGRTDTGVHATGQVAACDLDWAHADDELVRALNAKLPNDISVWDAKIARDDFHPRFGATSRVYSYRLFCDDVRNPIRERFAWRINSPLNDGLLKQVSQVFIGAHDFSAFGSPTTPKGKTLRTVINAQWHHIADDQWRFEVEADAFLYRMVRRMVFVQVAAGQGKVHVDAAAEAVNQPKPSKRSGLPSGLAPAHGLTLIEVKYQESKK; from the coding sequence ATGGCACGTTACCAATTGACTCTTGCCTACGACGGCACGGACTTTTTCGGAAGCCAGCGTCAGGCGAAGAAACGAACCGTGCAAGGCGAATTAGAAAACGCGTTGCGCAAACTGGGATGGGCGGGACGCTCGATCCTCCTTTCGGGGAGGACGGACACCGGCGTTCATGCCACGGGTCAGGTTGCCGCGTGCGACCTCGACTGGGCTCACGCCGACGACGAACTCGTCCGCGCGTTGAACGCCAAATTGCCGAACGATATTTCAGTGTGGGACGCGAAGATCGCCCGCGATGATTTTCACCCGCGTTTCGGCGCCACCTCACGAGTGTACAGCTACCGTTTGTTTTGCGACGATGTGCGTAACCCCATCCGTGAACGGTTTGCGTGGAGGATTAATTCTCCCCTCAACGATGGGCTGTTGAAACAGGTTTCGCAGGTTTTCATCGGCGCGCACGACTTTTCAGCCTTCGGCTCGCCGACGACTCCAAAAGGAAAAACTTTGCGGACGGTAATCAACGCTCAGTGGCATCACATCGCAGACGACCAATGGCGCTTCGAAGTGGAAGCGGACGCGTTCTTGTATCGCATGGTGCGGCGGATGGTTTTCGTACAGGTCGCGGCAGGGCAGGGAAAAGTTCACGTGGACGCGGCGGCTGAGGCGGTGAACCAGCCCAAACCGTCGAAACGAAGCGGGCTTCCATCCGGTCTCGCTCCCGCCCATGGATTGACGCTCATCGAAGTGAAGTATCAAGAGTCAAAAAAATAA
- the rplQ gene encoding 50S ribosomal protein L17: MRHQVSGYRLGRSSGARVALRRNLIKQFFTHGRIQTTRAKAAAIRGDAERLITLARNSAEATPEQKVHARRQAISKLGDNQVIKQLFDDIAPRFAGRNGGYTRMLKLGPRMGDSAEMVILELVEE; the protein is encoded by the coding sequence ATGCGACATCAAGTATCAGGTTACCGATTGGGGCGTTCGTCGGGAGCGCGTGTGGCGCTGCGACGCAACCTCATCAAACAATTTTTCACGCACGGGCGCATCCAGACGACGCGCGCCAAAGCCGCCGCGATCCGCGGCGACGCGGAGCGGTTGATCACGCTGGCGCGCAACAGCGCCGAAGCGACGCCCGAACAGAAAGTCCATGCGCGCCGTCAAGCCATCTCGAAACTTGGCGACAACCAAGTCATCAAGCAGTTGTTCGACGATATCGCCCCGCGCTTTGCCGGGCGCAACGGCGGCTACACCCGCATGTTGAAACTCGGTCCGCGCATGGGCGATTCGGCGGAGATGGTGATTTTGGAATTGGTGGAAGAATAA
- a CDS encoding DNA-directed RNA polymerase subunit alpha, translated as MPKIEREAEARNYGKFVISPLERGYGVTLGNALRRVLLSSLEGAAVTAIRIADVLHEFSEIPGVREDVIQVMLQVKQLRLKLDGVDSARMHLEVRGEGTVTAADIITPAELEIVNPELFLFTVDNPKTKLDLEFTVERGRGYSPANERSGHMPIGELPIDAIYSPVKRVNWEVTSARVGQSTNYDKLNLEIWTDGTISPERALSASARLIVDHLRYIAGVSEESLTVAVEKEVTGSRMSSELADTPVESLDLSVRVFNSLKRTGIATVGDVLDLLEKGENAVMSIRNFGEKSLDELRQKMHEKGYLKDEKNSAE; from the coding sequence ATGCCTAAGATCGAGCGCGAGGCTGAGGCTCGAAACTATGGCAAGTTTGTTATCAGCCCGCTGGAACGTGGTTATGGGGTGACGTTGGGGAACGCCCTGCGGCGTGTATTGCTCTCCTCGTTGGAGGGCGCGGCGGTTACCGCCATTCGAATCGCAGACGTGTTGCACGAGTTCAGCGAGATCCCCGGCGTGCGCGAAGACGTGATCCAGGTGATGTTGCAGGTCAAACAACTGCGCCTCAAACTGGACGGGGTGGACAGCGCCCGCATGCACTTGGAAGTGCGCGGCGAAGGGACTGTCACCGCGGCGGACATCATCACACCGGCAGAGTTGGAGATCGTCAACCCCGAACTCTTCCTCTTCACGGTGGATAACCCAAAGACCAAGCTCGACCTTGAATTCACCGTCGAGCGCGGACGCGGGTATTCGCCAGCCAACGAACGAAGCGGGCACATGCCCATCGGCGAACTGCCGATCGACGCGATTTACAGCCCGGTGAAACGCGTGAATTGGGAAGTGACCTCCGCTCGCGTGGGTCAGAGCACGAACTACGATAAATTGAACCTTGAGATCTGGACGGACGGCACGATCTCGCCGGAACGCGCGCTCAGCGCATCGGCGCGGTTGATCGTCGATCACTTGCGTTACATCGCCGGCGTCAGCGAAGAATCGTTGACGGTTGCCGTCGAAAAAGAAGTGACCGGAAGCCGCATGAGCAGCGAATTGGCGGATACGCCGGTCGAATCGCTCGACCTTTCGGTGCGCGTGTTCAACTCGCTCAAGCGAACCGGCATCGCCACAGTGGGCGACGTGCTCGACCTGCTCGAAAAAGGCGAGAACGCGGTCATGTCCATCCGCAACTTCGGCGAGAAAAGCCTCGATGAACTTCGCCAGAAGATGCACGAAAAAGGTTATCTCAAAGACGAAAAGAATTCTGCGGAGTAA
- the rpsD gene encoding 30S ribosomal protein S4, with product MSKNLSPVCKLCRREGEKLYLKGERCFTPKCSFEKRSFAPGQHGRTGSRSGGGSRMGRESDYLRQLRAKQRARRVYGILERQFRRYYEIALQRRGLTGLNLLQILESRLDNIVFRLGYASSRSQARLLVSHGHFTVNDRKTDVPSMLLKQGDVVTVRGGSRNLSYFKEVGDLADARTTPAWLSRDTKSLTGSVQRLPERPEIDGILNEQLIVEYYSR from the coding sequence ATGTCAAAGAATCTTAGTCCGGTTTGTAAATTGTGCCGGCGCGAAGGCGAAAAGTTATATTTGAAAGGGGAGCGCTGTTTCACCCCGAAATGCTCGTTCGAGAAGCGCAGTTTTGCTCCCGGTCAGCACGGGCGGACGGGAAGCCGAAGCGGTGGGGGCAGCCGCATGGGGCGCGAGTCCGATTACCTCCGCCAGTTGCGCGCCAAACAGCGCGCCCGCCGCGTCTACGGCATTTTGGAGCGCCAGTTCCGTCGTTACTATGAGATCGCGCTCCAACGCCGCGGCTTGACCGGTTTGAATCTGTTGCAGATTCTCGAATCGCGGTTGGATAATATCGTCTTCCGTCTCGGATACGCCTCCAGCCGTTCGCAGGCGCGCTTGTTGGTGTCGCATGGTCACTTCACCGTGAATGACCGCAAGACGGACGTTCCCTCCATGTTGCTCAAGCAGGGCGACGTGGTGACGGTGCGCGGCGGCTCACGCAATTTGTCCTACTTCAAAGAAGTCGGCGATCTGGCGGATGCTCGTACAACACCCGCTTGGTTGAGCCGCGATACCAAGTCGTTGACCGGTTCGGTCCAACGCCTGCCCGAACGCCCTGAAATTGACGGCATTTTGAACGAGCAGTTGATCGTTGAATACTACTCACGGTAG
- the rpsK gene encoding 30S ribosomal protein S11 yields MAQSVRSTRRATGAKKAKKTLSAGQVHIFASFNNTIITVTDMEGNTIAWGSAGSAGFKGSRKSTPFAARLAAEQAIKAAQQLGVQEVELYVKGPGPGRENAIRAVQAMGLRVRLISDVTPIPHNGCRPPKKRRV; encoded by the coding sequence ATGGCTCAGAGTGTTCGCTCCACGCGCCGGGCTACAGGCGCAAAGAAAGCAAAGAAGACCTTGTCCGCAGGACAGGTGCATATTTTTGCCTCGTTCAACAATACGATCATCACCGTCACCGACATGGAAGGTAATACCATCGCTTGGGGCAGCGCCGGCTCGGCGGGCTTCAAGGGTTCGCGCAAAAGCACTCCGTTTGCCGCGCGCCTTGCGGCTGAGCAGGCGATCAAAGCCGCGCAACAGTTGGGCGTTCAGGAAGTTGAACTATACGTCAAAGGTCCTGGACCTGGCCGCGAGAACGCCATCCGCGCCGTGCAGGCGATGGGTTTGAGAGTGCGCCTCATCTCGGATGTGACGCCGATCCCGCATAACGGTTGCCGCCCGCCGAAGAAGCGGCGCGTGTAA
- the rpsM gene encoding 30S ribosomal protein S13 → MARIEGVDLPRNKRVEIGLTYLYGIGPTRARKILAQTRVNPDIRVKDLSEADVSAIREFISKNYKVEGDLRRDVQMSIKRLIEIGSYRGLRHRRNLPVRGQRSRTNARTRKGTKKTVAGRGRRRGAKK, encoded by the coding sequence ATGGCGAGAATTGAAGGCGTTGATCTCCCGCGTAATAAGCGGGTAGAGATTGGTCTAACCTATCTATACGGGATCGGTCCTACGCGCGCGCGCAAGATCTTGGCGCAAACGCGCGTCAACCCGGATATACGGGTGAAGGACCTCTCCGAGGCGGACGTTTCGGCGATCCGCGAATTTATCAGCAAGAATTACAAGGTGGAAGGCGACCTGCGCCGCGACGTGCAAATGAGCATCAAGCGGCTGATCGAGATCGGGTCGTACCGCGGCTTGCGCCACCGCCGCAATCTGCCCGTCCGCGGGCAACGCTCGCGTACGAATGCGCGCACCCGCAAGGGCACCAAGAAAACCGTTGCCGGTCGCGGACGACGCCGCGGCGCGAAGAAATAA
- the rpmJ gene encoding 50S ribosomal protein L36: protein MKVSPSIRKRCAKCRIIRRKGRIYVICENPKHKQRQG from the coding sequence ATGAAAGTTTCACCGTCCATACGGAAGCGCTGCGCCAAATGCAGGATCATTCGGCGCAAAGGCAGAATCTACGTGATCTGCGAGAACCCAAAACATAAGCAACGGCAGGGATAG
- the map gene encoding type I methionyl aminopeptidase has product MSWARQIHLKSAAELQTMREAGRINAEVLATVKALLKPGVSTADLNAAAEEVLKKHKCVSPFKGYGRPPFPTSITTSINRELVHGIPSKKRILKNGDIVSIDCGTILDGLVADSAFTAGVGEISPEAQDLLNVTQDALGVAIQNMRAGNRTGDVSAAIQKYVEGHGYHVTREYTGHGVGRQMHEGPQLPNYGKAGTGMLLKPGMTIAIEPMVLVGTAETRVLPDQWTVVSADGSLTAHFEHSVAVTEGEPLLLTVP; this is encoded by the coding sequence ATGAGTTGGGCTCGTCAAATACATCTCAAAAGCGCCGCCGAGTTGCAGACCATGCGCGAGGCGGGGCGCATCAACGCAGAAGTTTTGGCGACTGTAAAAGCGCTTTTAAAACCGGGTGTTTCCACTGCCGACCTCAACGCGGCTGCTGAGGAAGTGCTGAAGAAACACAAATGTGTATCGCCGTTCAAAGGGTACGGGCGTCCTCCGTTCCCGACTTCGATCACGACCAGTATCAACCGGGAACTTGTCCATGGGATTCCAAGCAAGAAGCGGATTCTCAAGAACGGAGATATCGTTTCGATTGATTGTGGGACGATCCTTGACGGGCTGGTGGCGGATTCGGCATTTACTGCCGGGGTAGGAGAAATCTCACCCGAAGCGCAAGACCTGCTGAACGTCACGCAAGACGCGTTGGGCGTTGCCATCCAGAACATGCGCGCGGGCAACCGCACTGGCGACGTGTCTGCGGCGATACAAAAATATGTTGAAGGTCATGGTTATCACGTCACCCGCGAATATACCGGGCATGGGGTGGGGCGGCAGATGCACGAAGGTCCGCAACTGCCAAACTACGGGAAAGCCGGGACGGGAATGTTGTTGAAACCCGGCATGACGATAGCCATCGAGCCTATGGTGCTGGTGGGGACCGCGGAAACCCGCGTCCTTCCAGACCAGTGGACTGTAGTTTCAGCGGATGGATCTTTGACGGCGCATTTCGAGCATTCGGTTGCCGTCACCGAAGGAGAACCTCTACTCCTGACTGTCCCATGA
- a CDS encoding adenylate kinase produces the protein MATYIVLLGPPGVGKGTQANRLSQQTGLAHISSGDLFRENLKNQTELGKLAQTYMSKGNLVPDDVTIAMIKDRLGRADCAAGAILDGFPRTPAQADALETMLHDFNGQVNAVPFISAPQEVLVERLGDRWTCRASGHIFNEKSNPPKEPGTCDFDGSELYQRDDDKAETVKRRIVVYMEQTAPLITHYRDLGKLIEINGLQSIEQVTQDLMDALKNKSS, from the coding sequence ATGGCGACTTACATCGTTCTCCTTGGTCCACCGGGTGTTGGTAAGGGTACGCAGGCGAATCGATTATCACAGCAAACGGGACTCGCTCATATTTCCTCGGGCGACCTGTTCCGCGAGAACCTTAAGAACCAAACGGAACTGGGGAAACTTGCCCAGACCTACATGAGCAAGGGCAATCTTGTGCCAGATGACGTGACCATCGCCATGATCAAAGACCGCCTCGGTCGCGCGGACTGTGCGGCTGGCGCCATCCTAGACGGTTTTCCCCGCACCCCCGCGCAGGCGGACGCGCTCGAAACGATGTTGCATGATTTCAACGGACAGGTTAATGCCGTGCCGTTCATCAGCGCCCCGCAGGAAGTGTTGGTTGAGCGGCTGGGCGATCGTTGGACTTGCCGGGCAAGCGGTCATATTTTCAACGAAAAGTCGAATCCGCCTAAAGAACCGGGTACATGCGACTTTGACGGCTCTGAACTGTATCAGCGCGATGACGATAAAGCGGAGACCGTAAAGCGCCGCATCGTAGTGTATATGGAACAGACCGCGCCGTTGATCACGCACTATCGCGATCTCGGCAAATTGATCGAGATTAATGGATTGCAGTCTATCGAACAGGTTACCCAAGATTTGATGGATGCATTGAAAAACAAGTCATCATGA